A genome region from Chloroflexi bacterium ADurb.Bin180 includes the following:
- a CDS encoding N(G),N(G)-dimethylarginine dimethylaminohydrolase, whose protein sequence is MVDTLRRVVVRRPEEAFASADPVAWHYAGRPDLDIARQEHDALVAVLIQAGAEVLYQDEPSANLADAIFVHDPAIVTSAGAIILRMGKVLRRGEEAAMARCFSRAGVPLLYTLHGEATAEGGDLLWLDHHTLAVGQGFRTNAAGLAQLCEALAGLKVEVVPVPLPCFGGADACLHLMSLISVIDHDLAVVYSRLLPVPFWKLLRERGFNLIEVPDEEFPTMGPNVLALSPGNCVMLEGNPLTRQRLEKAGCQVSTIAGREMSFKAEGGPTCLTRPVWRA, encoded by the coding sequence ATGGTCGATACACTGCGCCGCGTGGTCGTTCGCCGGCCCGAGGAGGCTTTTGCCTCGGCCGATCCAGTGGCCTGGCACTATGCCGGCAGACCCGACCTCGACATCGCTCGCCAGGAGCACGACGCGCTTGTGGCCGTGCTCATCCAGGCAGGCGCCGAGGTGTTGTACCAGGACGAGCCCTCGGCCAACCTGGCAGACGCTATCTTTGTTCACGACCCAGCGATTGTCACCTCTGCCGGAGCCATCATCCTGCGAATGGGCAAGGTTTTGCGGCGCGGCGAGGAGGCAGCCATGGCGCGCTGCTTTTCCCGGGCTGGCGTCCCGCTCCTGTACACCCTCCACGGCGAGGCGACAGCCGAAGGCGGCGACCTGCTGTGGCTCGATCACCATACCCTCGCCGTCGGCCAGGGTTTTCGCACCAACGCCGCGGGGCTGGCCCAGCTCTGTGAGGCACTCGCAGGCCTGAAAGTTGAGGTTGTTCCCGTCCCCCTGCCCTGCTTCGGAGGAGCGGATGCCTGCCTGCACCTCATGTCGCTGATCAGTGTGATTGACCACGACCTGGCAGTGGTCTACTCGCGGCTCTTGCCGGTGCCTTTCTGGAAGCTGCTGCGCGAGCGAGGGTTCAACCTGATTGAGGTTCCAGATGAGGAGTTTCCCACAATGGGGCCCAATGTCCTGGCCCTGTCTCCGGGCAACTGCGTCATGCTGGAGGGCAACCCGCTCACGAGGCAACGTCTGGAAAAAGCCGGCTGTCAGGTGAGTACTATCGCTGGCCGCGAGATGTCGTTCAAGGCGGAGGGCGGGCCAACCTGCCTGACCCGCCCGGTGTGGCGAGCCTGA
- the adeC gene encoding Adenine deaminase — MLLEELVQVARGEVEVDLLLKNAQLVNVFSGQIHPADVAVHQDRVVGFGEYRARQVVDLNGQYLCPGFIDGHMHLESSMLRVAEFARVVVPQGTTTVICDPHEMANVLGLDGIRYILESSKRTPFSVYIMLPSCVPSTEMETAGSRLTAEDLLAMFGSEWVLGLGEVMNYPGVIFRDAEVMNKIRAAAGKAIDGHAPGLTGHDLCAYVAAGIGSDHECTTASEATEKLQLGMHLMIREGTTARNLRDLLPAVTPGNSANCMFVTDDRHLPDLLEEGHINYIVREAIRLGLDPVTAIQMATINTARYFGLKDKGGIGPGMSADLVVLDDLREVSVRRVYRRGQLVAQDGKLLPLPVKPKDVPLRSSMNINWHNARDLRIPAAGTHAKVIGVIPDSIVTDSLIEEVTIEGDLAVADPERDILKMAVIERHLSSGNVGLGFVKGLKLRRGALGSSVAHDSHNVIVVGTNDADMLLAAREIERMRGGLVVVDEGNIQAALPLPIAGLVSDRPYEEVNHGLQVLLTAAHDLGSDLHDPFMTLSFLALPVIPALKLTDRGLVDVTQFRFVPLFEA, encoded by the coding sequence ATGCTTCTTGAAGAGCTCGTACAGGTCGCACGCGGCGAAGTAGAAGTCGACCTGCTGCTCAAGAACGCTCAATTGGTCAATGTCTTCTCCGGTCAGATCCACCCGGCGGACGTGGCTGTCCATCAGGATCGGGTGGTTGGCTTTGGAGAGTACAGGGCCCGTCAGGTCGTGGACCTGAACGGGCAATACCTGTGCCCCGGGTTCATCGATGGGCACATGCACCTCGAAAGCTCGATGCTGCGCGTGGCCGAGTTCGCCCGCGTCGTCGTTCCTCAGGGTACGACTACCGTCATCTGCGACCCCCACGAAATGGCGAACGTACTGGGTCTCGACGGCATCAGGTACATCCTCGAGTCGAGCAAACGCACCCCTTTTAGCGTCTACATCATGCTGCCCTCTTGCGTACCTTCTACCGAAATGGAGACCGCTGGCTCGCGGCTGACCGCTGAGGATCTCTTGGCTATGTTCGGCAGCGAGTGGGTACTGGGTCTCGGCGAGGTGATGAACTATCCCGGCGTGATCTTTCGCGACGCCGAGGTCATGAACAAGATCCGTGCTGCCGCCGGCAAGGCCATCGATGGGCATGCGCCCGGGTTGACCGGCCACGACCTGTGCGCCTATGTGGCCGCCGGCATCGGGTCGGACCACGAGTGCACCACGGCCAGCGAAGCCACCGAAAAGCTGCAACTGGGCATGCACTTGATGATTCGAGAGGGGACTACGGCGCGTAATCTCCGCGACCTTCTGCCTGCTGTCACCCCGGGCAATTCGGCCAACTGCATGTTCGTGACTGACGACCGCCATTTGCCGGACCTTCTGGAAGAAGGGCATATCAACTATATCGTGCGCGAGGCCATCCGACTGGGACTGGATCCTGTAACGGCCATTCAAATGGCCACCATCAACACTGCGCGCTATTTTGGTCTGAAGGACAAGGGCGGAATTGGCCCGGGCATGAGTGCGGATCTGGTGGTGCTGGATGACCTGCGCGAGGTATCCGTGCGTCGGGTGTACCGCCGCGGCCAGCTCGTAGCGCAGGATGGCAAACTGCTGCCCCTTCCGGTCAAGCCCAAAGACGTGCCTCTGCGCAGCTCGATGAACATCAACTGGCACAATGCGCGCGACCTGCGAATTCCCGCTGCCGGCACCCACGCCAAGGTGATCGGGGTGATTCCTGACTCGATCGTCACGGACAGTCTGATTGAAGAGGTCACGATCGAGGGCGACCTGGCCGTGGCCGACCCGGAACGGGACATCCTCAAGATGGCCGTAATCGAGCGCCACCTGTCATCGGGCAATGTGGGTCTGGGCTTTGTCAAGGGCCTCAAGCTGCGCCGTGGTGCGCTTGGCTCGTCGGTGGCTCACGATTCACATAACGTGATCGTGGTGGGGACAAACGACGCCGATATGCTTCTGGCGGCACGAGAGATCGAACGCATGCGCGGTGGGCTAGTGGTAGTAGACGAGGGCAACATACAGGCGGCTCTGCCGCTGCCCATCGCCGGGCTGGTGTCGGACCGGCCCTACGAAGAAGTCAACCATGGACTCCAGGTCCTGCTGACAGCAGCGCACGATCTCGGGTCGGATTTGCACGATCCGTTTATGACGTTGTCGTTCCTGGCCCTGCCAGTGATCCCGGCACTCAAGCTCACAGATCGTGGTCTGGTGGATGTGACACAGTTCCGCTTTGTGCCTCTGTTCGAGGCATAG
- the xylF gene encoding D-xylose-binding periplasmic protein precursor has protein sequence MRTAGNAELSRRDFLVGLGAAGLCTLLGGCRSTEPPATPVSTPTTGPQGYRQTPPWRIGRSALGDLSSWWIMYSAHLEYAMKELHQGRFWGGLALSANWDADKQALDIEQLAGQGIHLLLVEPMNSPYVASAVNQASDRGLPVVLASGPLEGAKTVAWVTTDEEERARASVAWLLERVPGGRVVVIQSEPCQGSGPAWLKSARSALSKSTALQVDYLTSFWTPAEAKRAMLVALSNGPAPAGLVVNHGTVAQGAVEALVERGLAIPPVAGADDNNGWLRTAREHEVTFLGFGGSTKLGRKAIDVVSLVLSGESVTPVVIQPQTTFDAGQVEQLYRPDLTDHYWADHELPEYWIQTMFARQS, from the coding sequence GTGAGGACGGCAGGTAATGCCGAACTGAGTCGGCGGGATTTTCTGGTCGGGCTGGGTGCGGCCGGCCTCTGCACCCTGCTGGGAGGCTGTCGTAGCACCGAACCGCCGGCCACGCCGGTGTCTACTCCTACGACCGGCCCGCAGGGGTATCGGCAAACGCCGCCCTGGCGAATCGGCCGGTCGGCACTGGGAGACCTGTCGTCGTGGTGGATCATGTACAGTGCTCACCTGGAATATGCCATGAAGGAGCTGCACCAGGGCCGGTTCTGGGGCGGGCTGGCGCTCTCTGCCAACTGGGATGCAGACAAGCAGGCCCTGGATATCGAGCAGCTCGCAGGCCAGGGTATTCATCTGCTTCTGGTGGAGCCAATGAACTCGCCGTATGTAGCTTCGGCAGTCAACCAGGCATCAGATCGTGGCCTGCCGGTGGTTCTGGCTTCTGGTCCGCTCGAAGGGGCCAAGACCGTTGCCTGGGTCACCACAGATGAAGAGGAACGCGCCAGGGCCAGTGTCGCGTGGCTGCTCGAGCGGGTGCCGGGGGGCAGGGTCGTGGTGATTCAGAGTGAGCCGTGTCAGGGCAGCGGCCCGGCCTGGCTCAAGAGCGCTCGCAGTGCGCTGAGCAAGTCCACTGCGCTGCAGGTAGACTATCTCACCAGTTTTTGGACACCCGCCGAAGCAAAGAGAGCGATGCTCGTGGCTCTGTCCAATGGGCCTGCCCCGGCCGGACTGGTGGTGAACCACGGCACCGTGGCGCAAGGCGCGGTCGAGGCGTTGGTGGAGCGGGGTCTGGCCATTCCTCCGGTGGCCGGTGCCGATGACAACAATGGCTGGCTGCGAACAGCGCGGGAGCATGAGGTAACCTTCCTGGGCTTTGGGGGCAGCACCAAACTCGGGCGCAAAGCAATCGACGTCGTGTCATTGGTGCTCTCGGGCGAAAGCGTGACGCCGGTCGTGATCCAGCCTCAGACCACTTTTGATGCAGGACAGGTGGAGCAGCTCTACCGCCCTGACCTGACCGACCACTACTGGGCAGATCACGAGCTGCCCGAGTACTGGATTCAGACTATGTTTGCCAGACAGAGCTAG
- a CDS encoding putative PIN and TRAM-domain containing protein precursor — protein MKIELIARIIGALVLSFAAWRLGYAVTSEAQPLYQYITRWLGETGVIFLPYLFGVVGATIGMLFTPHLTTRPFFWLRGKIRQLPVPTLVAALVGLVIGLIISALLALPLSVLPTPLGEILPFASAVLCSYLGVMVMVTREKEIFGLLGVRFLKDRLSRKEKEETVLLDTSVIIDGRIADISQTGFIHGTVVIPRFVLNELQHIADSPDVLRRNRGRRGLDMLNKLQKESKAPIKISDVDVPEAREVDSKLVRLAKDLGCPIITNDYNLNRVAELEGIRVLNINELANAVKTVVLPGESLTVNIIQEGKELGQGVGYLDDGTMVVIEDGRRYIDQTIEVTVTRVLQTVAGRMIFAQLTGRR, from the coding sequence ATGAAGATCGAACTCATCGCCCGAATTATCGGGGCATTAGTCTTGTCCTTTGCAGCATGGCGGCTCGGCTACGCTGTTACCAGCGAGGCACAGCCTCTCTATCAGTACATTACCAGGTGGCTTGGCGAGACGGGGGTCATCTTCCTTCCCTATCTCTTTGGTGTCGTCGGAGCCACTATCGGCATGCTGTTCACGCCTCACCTCACCACGCGGCCCTTCTTCTGGCTGCGCGGCAAGATTCGTCAACTGCCCGTGCCGACGCTGGTCGCTGCCCTTGTCGGACTGGTCATCGGGCTCATCATCTCGGCGTTGCTCGCACTTCCTCTCTCGGTTCTGCCCACCCCACTCGGCGAGATCCTTCCCTTTGCCTCCGCGGTGCTGTGCAGCTATCTCGGGGTCATGGTCATGGTCACTCGCGAGAAAGAGATCTTTGGTCTGCTGGGAGTCCGCTTCCTCAAGGACCGGCTCTCCCGCAAAGAGAAGGAAGAAACGGTACTGCTCGATACGAGTGTCATCATCGATGGGCGCATCGCCGATATCAGCCAGACGGGCTTTATCCACGGCACGGTCGTCATCCCGCGGTTTGTTTTGAACGAACTGCAGCACATTGCCGACTCGCCCGATGTCTTGCGACGAAACAGAGGGCGCCGCGGTCTGGACATGCTCAACAAGCTGCAGAAGGAATCCAAGGCTCCGATCAAGATCAGCGATGTCGACGTGCCGGAAGCCAGGGAAGTCGACAGCAAGCTGGTGCGCCTGGCCAAGGATCTCGGCTGTCCCATTATCACCAATGACTATAACCTGAACCGTGTCGCCGAGCTGGAGGGCATCCGCGTTCTGAACATCAACGAGCTGGCCAATGCGGTCAAGACCGTTGTCCTCCCCGGAGAGAGTCTGACCGTCAACATCATCCAGGAAGGCAAGGAGCTCGGCCAGGGAGTGGGCTACCTCGATGACGGCACGATGGTCGTCATTGAGGATGGCCGCCGGTACATCGACCAGACCATTGAAGTAACTGTCACTCGCGTCCTGCAGACCGTCGCCGGTCGGATGATCTTTGCGCAGTTAACCGGCCGGCGTTAA